From Thalassotalea psychrophila:
TACGTCTGTTTGATAAGCGCCATTTACTTTTATTTGACCTCGGCCATCGGCTGTTAAGCCCGCTGCAGCTAAATTTAGTTCGGCTGTATTACCGGTACGACCGTTGGCAAACAGTAAACAGTCGGCCTTCATTTTCTTACCAGACTGTAAGTGCACGATCACTGAGTGTTTGGTGGTTTCAACTTTTTCAATCTGCTCACCATGGCGAATTACTACGCCATTGTTCCACAGGTGATAACTTAAGGAGTCTGACATTTCATCATCTAGGAAAGACAATAAACGGTCACGAGTATTAATTAAATCGACTTTTACGTCTAAGCCTCTAAAAATTGACGCGTACTCACTACCAATAACACCAGCGCCATAGATAATGATTTGTCTTGGATCGTGCTTTAACGACAAGATACTGTCTGAGTCATACACTCTAGGGTGACTAAAATCTATCTCATCAGGGTGATAAGGGCGAGAGCCAGTAGCGATGATTATGTTATTCGCACTGATGGTCTCTATAGAACCGTCTTCTAGGGTGATTTTAACATGGTGGGCATCAACAAATTCTGCTTCGCCATGAAAATTCGTTACCCGGTTACGATTATAAAAACCTGCGCGTAAATTAACTTGCTTGTCGATAACCGATGATGCATGAGAAAGGATATCAGGGAAAGTCAGATGCTTAGGTTGTTCTTCATTAGCAAATAAAGGGTTTGAGTTAAATTGAATAAGCTGACTTACTGACTGGCGCAATGCTTTAGAGGGGATAGTACCCCAATGTGTACAGCCGCCACCAACTCGCTTGTAACGTTCAATAACGGCAACAGTTTGCTCTTGCTTGGCCAACTTCATTGCCGCACCTTCGCCACCAGGCCCTGTGCCGATTATAATTGCATCAAAATCATATGACGTATTGCTTTGATTTGAATTCTGCTTTTGTTTAGCCAATGTAAATGCCTTTTACCCTTTGGGTGAGTAGAATAATTAACAGGATTATATCTTAAGTTAATGGGGGCAGTGATATTTTATTTTTAAATTGAATAAAATATCACTGACTCTTTAGCTAATAGTTACAAAAAATTAACTAAATTTTATTGTGATTGATCAAGTAAAGACCGAATATCCTGTTTCAATGCTTCTAGTACGATGAAAGTGATAAAGTACTGATGTGCTGAAAGTTATGAGTGCATAAAAAAGATCTGCAGTTGCAGACCTTTTGACGTTGCAGCTTAATTTAAAAAATTATTTTATATGTTCTAATTCAAGCGGTTGCCATTTACTTTCCGTTGGCGCGAAACGAATTGGTTTACCTACCATTTCATTTAGAGCTTTGCCATCACGTTTTACAAACTTACCGTTCACTATTACATGGGGCATGCCTGCTGGTGGTCTGCCATTTTCACCCGGCACATAATCTGATTTGTCAGCAACCGTATTGGCGTCAAAAATGGTAATGTCGGCAACCATCCCTTCTTGCATACGGCCACGTTCGTCGAAGAATGTTAGCCCCATTTTACCAAGGTAATAGGCTGAATTATAACTGAGTTGTTTTATCGATAGCATTAACGGTACGTTATGCTCACGGCCTAAGCGTAATACTCTAGAATGCGTACCTGAAGTACGCGGGTGACCACTAAAATCATTACTATCAGTATCCCAAGTCATGCCATCACGCATATCCCACATGCCGTCGCTACCTACGGTCATTCCTTCTTCCTTTATCCAATCATCAAACCAATCGAAGCGATTGTTGTTATAACCGACCACGATACGACCCGGATCTTCTTTTTGTAATGCCACAACTTCTTCTTTCGTTAAGAATTTTGATTGAGAAGGATCATAAATAGCTTCTTCATAAGTAAAGCCTAAAACGTCTTCCCAGACAGCTGGTGTATAAGCGATAGCGCCAATGTTAGAGGAGCCGCCTGCATAGGGGTAGTATTCACTCCACACGTTATAGCCTTGGTCTCGGGCAAGTTGTAATTTCTCTTCAATTTCCCACCAACCGTAATCATTGTTGTGCGAGTAAATGAGCGGTGCATTTAGTGCCATGGCATTGGCAATAACTTCATCTGCGCCAATGGTTGATTCTGCTGGCGCTTTGTTTTGGGTGTGATACCGGGTATGGCTACCAATAGGACGTCCATAACGTGCCGCTGTTTTTTGCACTTCAAATAACTCGTAACTTTGCACACCTGCTTGCGCATAACCTGGCGTTGTACCAATACAAAGTGCACCTTCGGTTAAGCCTTTATCTAAAATTTTCGTAATTTGATTAATTTCATCTCTGTTTGCAACGGTTACCGACCAACTATTAACACCATCTTCTGCAGCTTTTGCGCGCATGGTGAACCCTTTAGATGCATCAATAGGATCATTTATTTCAAGCTTATCTAATACCATCATCCTAGAATGTTCATGGGCAACACAAGTACCATAGTTAATTGGCCATTTGCCAGCTTCTGCGTCATACCAAGCGGCCACATTCGATGCACCAAGCTCAGTATCCATGGCGGACGTTACACCATCCATCATAGCCATTTTAATGGCAAATTTTTGTGATGAGTGAGTATGAGTGTCGATAAAACCAGGGGAAACAACTAGACCTTTGGCATCGATAGTGTCGCTACCGGTAATTACATCTTCAGTTATGGCAACAATTCGACCATCTTTAATACCAACATTGCGAATACCATCAAAGTTGGTTTCAGGGTCTAATACTCGACCATTGTTGATTACTAAGTCGTAACCGTCTGCGCCGGGCGCTTCACTATTACCGCCCATAGAGCTACATGCAGCAATGGCAAAAGCTAAACTTGTATAGACGCACACTTTGGTAATCGCATTAAAATTAACCTTAACCTTTGATTTTGAAGTCATCTAACCATCCTCTGATTTAATTGAACGTTCTCTGAAAAACGATATTCTTTATTGTTAAAATATTCACCTTAAAGATAGACCAGTACAGGCAAATTAAATAGCCATTTGGTACCGTTTTGGGCGATATTTAAAAAGAATAATGAGTTTTATTAATGACTTAAATAATAGTACATCATAGAAATAGTAGTATTGTTATTTATGGGAATATGAAAACGAAAAACGGAAGCGAATTTTGCTTCCGTTTTGTTTTATCTAAATTTTAGCTGATGCGTTGTTATTTAGTGATTGTGATTTGCTTTAACGAAAACTTCACCTTTATCATTCATTACTTCACTCATTACACGAATGTAGTTAAGACCTAAAAATCCACGGATTTCAGCATCAGTCCAATCGTAGCTTTGTTCAAGAATAGCAACAACAGCCCAAATATCCGCTGGTACACCAACACTTGAGATTGATCCATAACCTTCTTCTACTGGGAATTTTTCTGGTGTTCGAACTATCCAATGTAACGCATCTTCCATGTTATGCACGTAATCTACACCCATGCATGTGTGCTCTTTACCAACAAGCTCAGCCACATATTGAACTGATTCAGCTACACGCTTTGGTGATGCGTCAAAATCATCATTTAAGAAACCACCAACCATATTGTTACAAGCTAAACCACCTGATGCGGCAACTGCTTTAATGGCTTCATCAGAAGCGTTACGTCTAATATTCATTAATGCACGCGGGTTGGTGTGCGACAAAATTACCGGTTTAGTTGATACCTTTGCTGCGTCAACACAAGTTTGATCAGATGAATGTGAACAATCAACGATAATACCTAGTTCGTTCATTTTTTTAACGAGTGCAATACCTTTATCTGACAAACCTTGATCGTCATCAGTCATATTAGTTGAAATGCCGTCAGCGTACTGATTACGAGTGTTGTAAGCAAAGTTTACTCGGTTTAAACCAAGTTCATTTAATTGCTCAAGTTGTTCCATTGTTTCAACCTGTGCAGCGCCTTGTAAGTGATAATCATATGCACCACGGCCTTCAACTTTTGCTTTGTAAATGTCATCAACTGATTTAACTAAAATACGTCGCTCAGCCTGGTTTGCAGCATCTGTTTCTTTTAAGCGTTCAATGGTTTGATTGAAATCTTTATCAGTTCCGTTTGAAAGGGTTGTTGATAAATAGGTGTAACCGTAATCATACGAGAAGTTCATCATTTCATTATAACGAGGTGCGGTTAAACCTGTTGGGAAGTTAACGGCACCTGTTGTTAGAGTATCCATAACAATGGCATCACTGTACTTGGCTCGAACGGCTAAGTCCGCCATACGCTCTTGCGATGTACGAGGGAAAGCGGCTTGCATTAAAAAGGCAACACGCTCGTTAATTTGCGCTTCAGTTTTGCCTTCAACATTCCAATAACGTGCGGTGAAATCGTCTGAGATTTCAATTGCTGATACAGAGCCAGAAGCTGCGATAAGAGTTGCTAGTGCGATTGTTTTCAATTTCATTATTACTTACCTCTATTAAGCCGTTTAGCTTATGTTTAAATTTCAACTCGTTGTTTTACTAAACGAGCAATTGAGGCTAGTATATGGATTAAAGTTACTAGTTTCTGGCCATATTATTCCGATTGTGAGGAAGTTTGTTATCAGGAGGTTACAAAAGATTGAAAACCTTACATTTAATTAACAGTCAGTCGCTGTTGCCAATAATTGCTTACTTAAAGTTACAAAAGCTTGATGTTAAATCTTTGCTCTATCAATCTGGGTTACCTGTAGAATTAGCGAGTAAAGACTGTAAAGTTAAGGCTGTAGCGAATTATCAATACTGGCAGTTCATTTCTATGTGCCAGCAACAACTTAATAGGCCTGATTTTGGATACCGCTTGGTGAAAGAGATCAAACTTGCCACGATGAAACCTATTTTTGATCAGGTTTGTGATAAAAGTTTGAGTTTATACGATGGTCTGAATATGTTGGTGCGGTTAATGTCTCATATTTCAACTCATGCTAGCTATGGCTTGAGTCAGCAAAAGAATGGCATTTGGTTATATGGCAGTAGTGTTGAAATTGAAGAAGAGGTATTGCCGCCGCTAGAACAAATCTCAATAGCCAATATGATCGGCTTTGTTCGTTATTACCTTGGTGACAACTGGCAACCATCGGCGATAACACTACAGCACAAAGATGAAACGAACGAAACTTGTAAATATTTTCCTAATTCTCTGGTTACCGATGTGCAGACTAAAACTGGAATTTTTATTGGCAAAGTTCACCTAGGTAAAATCAACTATAAATTTACTCTCGAAAACTTAATCGGGAACAGTGAGATCGACATTGATTTTAGTGACAAACTCTATCAATTACTCAGCCATTATGCCGGGCTTGGATTTCCGACCATTGACAAATTATCCGAGTTGGTAGGTTTAAGCCTTAGGCAAATACAACGTCGGCTTGTAAAAGAAAACACCAGCTATCGGGATATTTTAAATAAGGTGAAGTTTGATACAGCTTGCCAGGAATTAACACAAACCAACAAACGTATTATCGATATATCTCAACTGCTTGATTATACCGACGCGTCACATTTCGGTAGGGCGTTTAGAAAAATATCGGGCATGTCACCTAAGCAATATAGAGCGATTCATTAAACATGGGCAGAAAAAAGGGTGACATTTGCCACCCTAGATAAACAAACAGTAAGTTAATTACTATTTCCAGTTAGCTTTGTATACACGCATTAGATTTTCACCTAAGAAGCCGCGAATATCGCTTTCTGACCAGTTGTATTTGTCTTCTAGAACTCGAGCTACACCCCATATATCACCGCCAGATGCATTTTGAATCGGTGCGCCAAAGCCTTTCTCCGGTGGATACTTGTCAACAACACCAATAAAGGCTTTTAAGAAGTCTGCATACATATGTGAGTAATCTGATGCATAACAAGTACGATTTCGACCAATTAACTCTGCTGTATACTGTACATGCTCAGCAATCGCTTCTACTTCGGCAGTTCCTTTTTCATTAAGGAATAAGCCTACGCCTACAGTACATACTGCGCCATCTGTTGCGGCAATAGCTTTCATTGCCTCATCGGTAATATTTCGGCCTGTATCATATAGCGCTTTTGAATTTGAGTGTGTTGCTAATACCGGTTTAGATGAATGTTTTGCCATATCAATACAGGTTTGTGACGATGAATGCGAACAATCAACAATCACACCTTCTTTATTCATCCTTTTTATAAATTCGATACCAAGTTCGGTAACACCATTATCAGCAGTGTTTTGGCCACCCCCAGCTAAGGCGTTGTCATTATTATAAGTAAAATTCATTACTCGAATGCCACTATCTTTTGCCCATTTTACTTTGTCTAAATCTTCAATAACAAAGTCTGCACCTTGAGAGTTATACATAATTGCCATTTTGCCATCGGCTTTAGCCTGGCGAATATCTTCAGTATTATCAACTTTTACTAAATCAAGCGCTTTAATTGCCGCGTCAGTGCGGTCAAGGGTATCTTGGAAAGAAACATCGTTAACCCCTTCAAATGCCCAAACTGAAGTTGAGATCAATGAAATTTGATGATCACGGTTTTTATTTACCGCTTCCTCAAATTTATCTTCTTTGATGCCCTGAATACCAATCCCTGATGGCATTAACGAGTTAATTACAATAGCATCCTTAAAGCGGGCTTTAATGGCTTTATCTTCGGCGCGCTCTGCTTCAGTGCGACTGGCATCGAAAAACTTTTCAACATAGGCTGCACGTTCATTAATTTCGGCTTGTGATTTACCTCGAGGGCTCCAAAGCTTCGCTTCTACATCAACATCAGAGACAAAACCAGCTTCGGCGTTCCAACCATTTTTAACGTGCTCATGTTCGTGACCGATATCATGTGCTGCTGCTGTATTTGAAATAATGGCACCAGATAAAATGGCAGACGTTGCCAGTACGATTGCTTTAAGTTTCATAAAAATACCTTTTTGCTTGTTCACAAATTAAATGTGTAAAAAATTAAATATTGTTGCTAGCGATTTCAATGAAGCCATTCTAGAATTAATTTATGCTTAAAAAGCATCATTAGATGCCAAAAAAAAGTTATTACACTTTTTTTATATTGTAGACGACATAAATTACTTTTTGATTTTATTATGAAATATATCCATCTAATTGATACTCAAGTAGCCATGCCGGTTGTTCGCTACTTACAAAGTATTAATGCGCCTGTGTATGACTTATTACACCAAGCTGGGTTACCTGTTGAAATACTTGAAGGTAAACATAGGGTAATTGCCACATATCCTTGGTGGAAACTGATGCAGGTTGCTTATGATTACAGCGAAGATGAAGCGTTGGGTTTTCATATATCTGATCTAAAGGGGTTATCAGGCCTGCAAAATTTTATTGAAGATAAATTGCTTATTGCCAGTAATGCACATGATGCTATTTGTCTGTTGATACATTATTTAGATAGCATGTCTTCACATGGCGTTTTCAAATTATATCACCAACAAAAGGGAAGTTGGTTCTTAGCGTATACCCAAGATTATTTAGATGTTGGACTAATACCAATGCAACAAACGGTATTTGCCGATATGCTGAAATTTGTGCAGTTGTTTTTAGGGAAAATATGGAAACCGACGTTAATAAGCATACAGCATGATGATAAAAAGAACGTGTTTAATAAGTACTTTCCCAACGCCGCTATTGCCGATAAAAATAAAGCGCTCGGTTTTTTTATTGCTAAAGAAAAGTTAGGTGAGTTAAGCGAAAGGGTTAAATGCTTTATTGAAGAAAACAGTCAACAAAGTATTATTCCACCTACGTTTAAGTTAACCCTTTGTCAGGCATTGAAGCCCTTTGGAAAAGAGAAGTTGCCGCAGTTAAAAGATGTACCAGAAAAGGTAGGTTTATCACTTCGAAAAATTCAACGAAGTTTAGCCAAAGAGGGCACCAGTTTTAAAGAGGTTATCCAGCAGATGCGTTTTGATATTGCTAAAGATATATTATTGAATTCTAATGATTCTATTATTGATATTGCCACATTACTTGGCTATAAAAACCCGAGCAATTTTGCACGAGCATTTAAGGTATGGACAGGCTTAACACCGAAAAAATATCGAAGGTTAAATCAAAAGTAGCTAAAAAGGGTTATACAAACAACGGGTAGGGACCCTTTAAAATTTAGTCTTTTACGTAGTTTGCACCAGCGGCAAGGTATGTTTCACGAAGTGTTACTTTCCCCTCTTTGTCAAAAGTCCAAAAATCTGAAAAACCAATATCTTTTGCTGCACCATCAACACCTATACCTTTAAACACACCGTTAACGGCAATAACATTGTCATTATTTAAGGTTAAGTTTTTGATACTATGTTTACCTGAAATTTTACGATCGTTATTATAAAAATCAGTGATATCTTGTTTCGTTGCATAGGTTGCATCGGCACGAACATAACAACTTTCATCGGCAAAAATATCTAACACCCAGTCAATGTCGCTTGCATCTACCTTTGGATAATAATCGATAACAACTTGTTCTATCGTCATTTTTTCAATTCCTTTAATTAATCGTTTTAATAAATGATGAGAGGAAATTGTTACTTATTTTTTCGGTATTTATTTATTCATTATTATGATGAAAATGTTAAATGTTGATATATAATTACTTAAAATTAGTGATTGGTGAAATATAATGTCCCTTGATAGAGTTGATAAACAAATATTGCAACTTTTGCAGCAGGATGGCTCTTTATCTTCAGCAGAAATTGCCGAACAAGTAGGTTTAACCCCGCCGCCGTGTTGGCGCAGAATTAAGAAATTGCAAGATAATGGCTATATTGATAAATGTGTAAACTTATTAAATGCTAAAAAACTCGGGCTAGGGGTTACCGTGTTTGCCACCATAAAACTGTCGGCCCATGGTAAAGAAAATGTTGAAACATTTAGAGAAAAAATCACCTCTTATGAAGAAGTGATGGAGTGTTACATTTTATTAGGTGGGATAGATGTTTTGGTTAAAATGAATGTGGCAAGTGTAGAGTCTTATCATGAATTGTTTTTTAGACGATTATCGCAAATCCCTGGCGTACAAGAAGTAAATTCAAGTGTTGTTGTTGAACGAGTAAAAGATACTACTGAGCTGCCGATCAAATAAAAAGTCATCATTTTTAATGTAGCTGCTAGGCTTGTAGTGCAGAGGTGAATTAAAATTCTTTGTTAAGGTATCTGTAATGTTAATACAACTAAAAACTATACGAAACTTCCTTATTAGAGATGGTAAATTTGGAAAGTATTTGCTTTACGCTATTGGTGAGTTACTACTGGTGGTTACGGGTATTCTTATTGCATTACAAGTGAACAATTTTAATGTTCATCGTCAACTTAAAGAAGTAGAAATTCAGTATTATAGTTCGATGAAACTGCAACTGATGGAAGATAAGCACTTAATAGCAATTGAATTATCAAATATTGATATACGTATAAAAAACTACCTAATTGGCATACGTTTAATTGAAGACAATGATCCTATGCAGTCTGGAGAGCTGGGTACAAAAATTAGTCAATTGCTAGATTACGGAGATTTTAGGCGAAAAAGCAGTGTCTACCAAACTCTGATTTATAGTGGAGAGATAAATAACATTAAAAATTTGTCAATTGTCGCCAACTTACAAGAAATAGAACGAAGTTACGAAATTACCGAGCGGCTAGAAACAACTCAAGGTCGTTTGGTGATGCTCCATACGGCACCTGCGGTTATCGAAGTGCTTGATTTAGAATCTGCAACGATAATTACCCCTGAATTGGTTTATACCCCGGTGTTCAAGAATAGATTCTTTGCAGCAATTAGAATCGCGAATGAAAAAAAAGGAGAGTTTGAGCAAGTGTTATCTGTGATAAACAAGACACTGAAAAGTATTGATGATGAACTTGTCAAAAGTTAGTAGATTAACCTCCAGGGTAGCAGAGCAATACTTTATCGCACCAAACTCAAGAATTATAAGTCGCCTAAAACTCGGCCACGGTTAAGAATGTTATTTGTATCTAAGGTGCGTTTTAACAACTTCATTAACTTTATTTCTTCTTCACTACGGCTGTATTTTAACCATGCTCGCTTTTCCATGCCAATGCCATGTTCTGCAGAAACAGCACCGTTCACCTTTTGTAGTTCACCATAAACAATTTCATCACTGTCATAGTGTAATTGTTCAGCAGTTTTATCGGCTTTGTCATTAGGCCGAATAAAGAAGTGCAGGTTACCATCGGCAATATGGCCTAACACATAAAATTCACAGTCAGTCCATTTGTCTTTCAGTTGCTGCTCAACAGTATTGATATAATTGTCCATTTCAATAATTGGTAAGCTTACGTCATATAAGAAAATTGGTTTTGGCTCTAGGATTGCCTCAAAGTTTTCGCGAATATCCCATAGTGCTATGCGTTCTGATTCTGATTTTGGAATTACTGCGTCGATAATAATTTCTTCTTCAAAACAGCTTTCTAATAAACTCATAAAACCAGCTTCATCATTAGCAGTATCGCCACCTTCGGTTTCCATCATAATGTAGTAGTTGTAATCTCGGCTCATTGGCGAACGGTTGGCGCCTTCAACCGTAACTGCACGATAATGATCGCCCCACATCACTTCAAAGGCAGAAAGGTTACCGGCTAAATCGCGTTGCGCACGGTTTAATAACTTAGTTACTGAGTCAAAATCTTGCAAAGCCAACATTGCCGCGTTGGTCGTAGTCGGTTTAGGGAATATTCTGACATTAATGCGAGTAATTACCCCTAATGTACCTTCAGTGCCAATAAATAGCTGTTTAAGATCATAAGCCGAGTTGTTTTTAAGCATTTGGTTCATTGATGACAGCACTGTTCCGTCAGCCATAACTGCTTCTAACCCCAGCACCAACTGGCGTGCCATACCATACCTAAGAACGTTAATGCCGCCAGCATTAGTCGCAACATTACCACCTACAGTACAACTACCACGTGCACCCAAATCTAAAGGAAATAACATGTCTTGTTCAAGGCAGGCTTCTTGTAGGGTTTGTAAAATAACACCTGCTCCAACGGTTGCTGTACCGCCAGTAATATCAATTGACTCTATTTCATTCATGCGCTCCAAAGATAATATTATTTCTTCTTTTTGAGCTTCTGCAGAATGAACACAGTTAGTTAAACCACCTTGAGTGATCACCGGGTGACCGTGTTCATTACAAATCGCTAAAATTTTACTGACTTGCTCAGTTGTTTTCGGACGAGCGAGGGCAACAGCTTGTGTTGGTGTTGCATCCCAGTAACTGGTCGCTCTATCCATTTCATCACCGCTAATAACAACGTTTGCGCCAACGGCATCAACTAATAGTTCTAAAATCTTTGACATATTTATCTCTCATTTTTAAGTGCAGTACAAAGTCGCTTTCGAGATCACTGTGCTGATTAAGAATTTTGTTCTACAGAAGTGCTTTCAACTGTATTGGTAGTGTTTTGTTTAGCTAATTTTTTTTGATCTAACTTTAAACAGATAGATGCAAAAATTGATCCTGTGATGTTCAACCAAATACTAAATATAGCGCCAGGAAGAGCTGCAGCTGGAGTAAAGAACTTTAACGCTAATGCAGTAGCTAAAGCTGAGTTCTGCATGCCAACCTCGATGGCAATGGTACGTGATACTTTTTCGTCAAAGCCTAGTAGGTGAGAGGCCGAATACCCTAAAACCATACCAATTATATTATGTAAAAGCGTCGCAAAAACTACAATATAACCAATTGATTCTAGTCTGTCGGCATTAAGCGCTACTACGATGGCAATGACCATTAAAATAGTAAAAACTGTGAACGGTGCTAAAGCCCCTGAAATTCTTTCAACGTATTTATGAGCAAATGAATTTACTGCGACACCAATAGATACGGGTATTAAAATAATCTTTA
This genomic window contains:
- the sthA gene encoding Si-specific NAD(P)(+) transhydrogenase; translated protein: MAKQKQNSNQSNTSYDFDAIIIGTGPGGEGAAMKLAKQEQTVAVIERYKRVGGGCTHWGTIPSKALRQSVSQLIQFNSNPLFANEEQPKHLTFPDILSHASSVIDKQVNLRAGFYNRNRVTNFHGEAEFVDAHHVKITLEDGSIETISANNIIIATGSRPYHPDEIDFSHPRVYDSDSILSLKHDPRQIIIYGAGVIGSEYASIFRGLDVKVDLINTRDRLLSFLDDEMSDSLSYHLWNNGVVIRHGEQIEKVETTKHSVIVHLQSGKKMKADCLLFANGRTGNTAELNLAAAGLTADGRGQIKVNGAYQTDVDNIYAVGDVIGYPSLASAAYDQGRIAAGAIINNGTAGKLIADIPTGIYTIPEISSVGKTELELTEAKIPYEVGRAQFKHLARAQISNSLVGSLKLLFHRETKEILGIHCFGENAAEIIHIGQAIMQQKNGGNTIDYFIETTFNYPTMAEAFRVAALNGLNRLF
- a CDS encoding amidohydrolase family protein, which translates into the protein MTSKSKVKVNFNAITKVCVYTSLAFAIAACSSMGGNSEAPGADGYDLVINNGRVLDPETNFDGIRNVGIKDGRIVAITEDVITGSDTIDAKGLVVSPGFIDTHTHSSQKFAIKMAMMDGVTSAMDTELGASNVAAWYDAEAGKWPINYGTCVAHEHSRMMVLDKLEINDPIDASKGFTMRAKAAEDGVNSWSVTVANRDEINQITKILDKGLTEGALCIGTTPGYAQAGVQSYELFEVQKTAARYGRPIGSHTRYHTQNKAPAESTIGADEVIANAMALNAPLIYSHNNDYGWWEIEEKLQLARDQGYNVWSEYYPYAGGSSNIGAIAYTPAVWEDVLGFTYEEAIYDPSQSKFLTKEEVVALQKEDPGRIVVGYNNNRFDWFDDWIKEEGMTVGSDGMWDMRDGMTWDTDSNDFSGHPRTSGTHSRVLRLGREHNVPLMLSIKQLSYNSAYYLGKMGLTFFDERGRMQEGMVADITIFDANTVADKSDYVPGENGRPPAGMPHVIVNGKFVKRDGKALNEMVGKPIRFAPTESKWQPLELEHIK
- a CDS encoding dipeptidase, which translates into the protein MKLKTIALATLIAASGSVSAIEISDDFTARYWNVEGKTEAQINERVAFLMQAAFPRTSQERMADLAVRAKYSDAIVMDTLTTGAVNFPTGLTAPRYNEMMNFSYDYGYTYLSTTLSNGTDKDFNQTIERLKETDAANQAERRILVKSVDDIYKAKVEGRGAYDYHLQGAAQVETMEQLEQLNELGLNRVNFAYNTRNQYADGISTNMTDDDQGLSDKGIALVKKMNELGIIVDCSHSSDQTCVDAAKVSTKPVILSHTNPRALMNIRRNASDEAIKAVAASGGLACNNMVGGFLNDDFDASPKRVAESVQYVAELVGKEHTCMGVDYVHNMEDALHWIVRTPEKFPVEEGYGSISSVGVPADIWAVVAILEQSYDWTDAEIRGFLGLNYIRVMSEVMNDKGEVFVKANHNH
- a CDS encoding helix-turn-helix domain-containing protein; the protein is MKTLHLINSQSLLPIIAYLKLQKLDVKSLLYQSGLPVELASKDCKVKAVANYQYWQFISMCQQQLNRPDFGYRLVKEIKLATMKPIFDQVCDKSLSLYDGLNMLVRLMSHISTHASYGLSQQKNGIWLYGSSVEIEEEVLPPLEQISIANMIGFVRYYLGDNWQPSAITLQHKDETNETCKYFPNSLVTDVQTKTGIFIGKVHLGKINYKFTLENLIGNSEIDIDFSDKLYQLLSHYAGLGFPTIDKLSELVGLSLRQIQRRLVKENTSYRDILNKVKFDTACQELTQTNKRIIDISQLLDYTDASHFGRAFRKISGMSPKQYRAIH
- a CDS encoding dipeptidase → MKLKAIVLATSAILSGAIISNTAAAHDIGHEHEHVKNGWNAEAGFVSDVDVEAKLWSPRGKSQAEINERAAYVEKFFDASRTEAERAEDKAIKARFKDAIVINSLMPSGIGIQGIKEDKFEEAVNKNRDHQISLISTSVWAFEGVNDVSFQDTLDRTDAAIKALDLVKVDNTEDIRQAKADGKMAIMYNSQGADFVIEDLDKVKWAKDSGIRVMNFTYNNDNALAGGGQNTADNGVTELGIEFIKRMNKEGVIVDCSHSSSQTCIDMAKHSSKPVLATHSNSKALYDTGRNITDEAMKAIAATDGAVCTVGVGLFLNEKGTAEVEAIAEHVQYTAELIGRNRTCYASDYSHMYADFLKAFIGVVDKYPPEKGFGAPIQNASGGDIWGVARVLEDKYNWSESDIRGFLGENLMRVYKANWK
- a CDS encoding AraC family transcriptional regulator; translated protein: MKYIHLIDTQVAMPVVRYLQSINAPVYDLLHQAGLPVEILEGKHRVIATYPWWKLMQVAYDYSEDEALGFHISDLKGLSGLQNFIEDKLLIASNAHDAICLLIHYLDSMSSHGVFKLYHQQKGSWFLAYTQDYLDVGLIPMQQTVFADMLKFVQLFLGKIWKPTLISIQHDDKKNVFNKYFPNAAIADKNKALGFFIAKEKLGELSERVKCFIEENSQQSIIPPTFKLTLCQALKPFGKEKLPQLKDVPEKVGLSLRKIQRSLAKEGTSFKEVIQQMRFDIAKDILLNSNDSIIDIATLLGYKNPSNFARAFKVWTGLTPKKYRRLNQK
- a CDS encoding nuclear transport factor 2-like protein, which produces MTIEQVVIDYYPKVDASDIDWVLDIFADESCYVRADATYATKQDITDFYNNDRKISGKHSIKNLTLNNDNVIAVNGVFKGIGVDGAAKDIGFSDFWTFDKEGKVTLRETYLAAGANYVKD
- a CDS encoding Lrp/AsnC family transcriptional regulator translates to MSLDRVDKQILQLLQQDGSLSSAEIAEQVGLTPPPCWRRIKKLQDNGYIDKCVNLLNAKKLGLGVTVFATIKLSAHGKENVETFREKITSYEEVMECYILLGGIDVLVKMNVASVESYHELFFRRLSQIPGVQEVNSSVVVERVKDTTELPIK
- a CDS encoding FAD-binding oxidoreductase, yielding MSKILELLVDAVGANVVISGDEMDRATSYWDATPTQAVALARPKTTEQVSKILAICNEHGHPVITQGGLTNCVHSAEAQKEEIILSLERMNEIESIDITGGTATVGAGVILQTLQEACLEQDMLFPLDLGARGSCTVGGNVATNAGGINVLRYGMARQLVLGLEAVMADGTVLSSMNQMLKNNSAYDLKQLFIGTEGTLGVITRINVRIFPKPTTTNAAMLALQDFDSVTKLLNRAQRDLAGNLSAFEVMWGDHYRAVTVEGANRSPMSRDYNYYIMMETEGGDTANDEAGFMSLLESCFEEEIIIDAVIPKSESERIALWDIRENFEAILEPKPIFLYDVSLPIIEMDNYINTVEQQLKDKWTDCEFYVLGHIADGNLHFFIRPNDKADKTAEQLHYDSDEIVYGELQKVNGAVSAEHGIGMEKRAWLKYSRSEEEIKLMKLLKRTLDTNNILNRGRVLGDL
- a CDS encoding bile acid:sodium symporter family protein, whose translation is MFLKLFPLWAVLAAMSGFVFPEQLSELKSTIIPLLTVVMLCMGLTLRPKDFIDIPKYKVAMIAGMVLQFSVMPFSALLISIIFGFSTELTIGLVLVGSVAGGVSSNVMTYIAGGNVAMSVSMTAVSTLLSVVMTPLLLTLLVGSSVEVPAMAMLLSLLKIILIPVSIGVAVNSFAHKYVERISGALAPFTVFTILMVIAIVVALNADRLESIGYIVVFATLLHNIIGMVLGYSASHLLGFDEKVSRTIAIEVGMQNSALATALALKFFTPAAALPGAIFSIWLNITGSIFASICLKLDQKKLAKQNTTNTVESTSVEQNS